A single region of the Saprospiraceae bacterium genome encodes:
- a CDS encoding Gfo/Idh/MocA family oxidoreductase: MKYTRRNALKMGVAASASLIIPSAISCQNQEDKKLGVALVGLGNYSTNQLGPALEQTKHCRLAGIVTGTPAKAESWKEKYDIPEANIYNYETFDQIKNNPDIDIIYIVLPNFLHAEYTIRAAQAGKQVICEKPMAMSVAEGQKMVDACKEAGVKLQVGYRLYYEPFHLEAHRLGREQVYGKVNLIEASLGFSMANPESWRLNKEKGGGGALVDLGLYAMQGARMVLGEQPLSVSARGYRVHTDVFKDIYETVTWQMRFPSGAISNHSTSYSTYVDRLYASAEKGWFELRPAFNAIGTAGQTSDGLLHFATPPYQQIAQMDDFALAIKEDRLPLATGEEGLKDLRIIAAVFRAIESGKEEGI; this comes from the coding sequence ATGAAATATACACGCCGTAATGCCTTGAAAATGGGAGTTGCTGCTAGTGCTAGTTTAATAATACCTAGCGCTATTAGTTGTCAAAACCAGGAAGACAAAAAACTAGGTGTTGCCTTGGTTGGACTAGGCAACTACAGCACCAACCAATTGGGCCCAGCCTTGGAACAGACCAAGCATTGTCGTCTGGCAGGGATTGTTACGGGTACCCCTGCCAAAGCGGAAAGCTGGAAGGAAAAATATGATATTCCCGAAGCCAACATTTACAATTACGAGACTTTCGATCAAATCAAAAACAACCCCGATATTGATATTATCTATATTGTTTTGCCCAATTTTCTGCATGCCGAATACACCATTCGAGCTGCTCAGGCAGGAAAACAAGTGATTTGTGAAAAACCAATGGCTATGTCAGTGGCAGAAGGACAAAAAATGGTTGATGCCTGTAAAGAGGCCGGTGTAAAGCTGCAAGTGGGTTACCGCTTATACTACGAGCCCTTTCACCTGGAGGCCCACCGCCTGGGTAGGGAGCAAGTTTATGGCAAGGTCAACCTAATTGAGGCGAGTCTCGGCTTTTCTATGGCCAATCCCGAATCCTGGCGCCTGAACAAGGAAAAAGGGGGCGGGGGCGCCTTGGTCGATCTAGGTCTGTATGCGATGCAGGGGGCGCGCATGGTTTTGGGTGAACAGCCACTGAGTGTAAGTGCACGAGGCTATCGGGTTCATACTGATGTTTTTAAAGACATTTACGAAACGGTCACCTGGCAAATGCGTTTCCCCTCTGGAGCTATTTCCAATCACAGCACCTCTTATTCTACTTATGTTGACCGTCTTTACGCCTCTGCTGAGAAAGGCTGGTTTGAGCTTCGCCCAGCCTTCAATGCCATTGGTACCGCAGGCCAGACCAGCGACGGACTCCTACACTTCGCTACCCCACCCTATCAACAAATTGCCCAAATGGATGATTTTGCCCTGGCCATCAAGGAAGATCGCCTCCCGCTGGCAACAGGGGAAGAAGGCTTAAAAGATTTGCGCATCATAGCAGCCGTTTTTCGGGCTATTGAATCTGGTAAAGAAGAAGGGATTTAA
- a CDS encoding alpha/beta hydrolase has translation MQLKPYLSFLVLLLCGIAASSLMGQNLARKGSLGAMLGPITAEIQAQRGLENTKGTHLQQVIPASTAANLGLQAEDILLTINGKVIENTQQAVEMAQQFYANQAITVEVWRENKKLTLMGKVKGKPLETSSVAEVIYDAVPYANGMLRSIIHKPKADGHFPLVVYFQGFDCGSIDAYYDNSGPVRRFVDDFVERGFAVYRVEKPGVGDSNGALDCNTINYQQELDAFDAAMTDLKKYDFLDTDNIFYFGHSLGGITAPLLATKHQPKGVIVYGTVVKSWYEYMLEVHREQAMKRGDDFVQLEATSRAAAPLLAEFFLLKKTPTELMENPTYKSLMENGIMRFENDQFVGRHYTFWQELNEQNQVQAWKEAGVHTLALYGEYDLQAIGPEAAQVIADIVNTYHPGKGSYKIIPETEHAFAKVPSMEEYVNMLRDRSFNRQYMSTHFNGEIVEIIANWIVGLLRES, from the coding sequence ATGCAACTAAAACCTTACCTCTCCTTCTTGGTCCTTTTGCTTTGTGGCATCGCTGCCTCTTCCCTCATGGGTCAAAACCTGGCCAGAAAAGGCTCCCTCGGGGCAATGCTCGGCCCCATCACGGCAGAAATCCAAGCCCAAAGGGGCCTCGAAAACACGAAAGGTACCCATTTACAGCAGGTTATTCCAGCAAGCACCGCCGCCAACCTTGGTTTGCAAGCCGAAGACATCTTACTTACGATCAATGGAAAGGTTATAGAAAATACCCAACAAGCGGTGGAAATGGCACAACAATTTTATGCAAACCAAGCTATCACGGTAGAAGTTTGGCGAGAAAATAAAAAGCTAACACTCATGGGGAAGGTGAAGGGCAAACCGCTTGAAACCTCCTCTGTTGCCGAAGTTATTTATGATGCCGTGCCCTATGCCAATGGCATGCTCCGTTCCATTATTCACAAACCCAAAGCAGATGGTCATTTCCCATTAGTGGTGTATTTCCAAGGTTTTGATTGTGGCTCTATTGATGCTTATTACGACAATTCAGGGCCGGTCAGGAGGTTTGTTGATGATTTTGTAGAAAGAGGATTTGCTGTTTATCGTGTAGAAAAGCCAGGAGTAGGTGATAGCAATGGCGCTTTGGATTGCAATACCATCAATTATCAGCAAGAACTGGACGCCTTTGATGCGGCTATGACGGATTTGAAGAAGTACGACTTTCTAGACACAGACAATATTTTTTATTTCGGCCATTCACTGGGAGGCATTACGGCGCCTTTGCTGGCAACTAAGCATCAACCTAAAGGTGTGATCGTTTACGGGACCGTCGTAAAATCCTGGTATGAATATATGTTGGAGGTGCATCGGGAGCAAGCCATGAAAAGGGGGGATGATTTTGTGCAATTAGAAGCCACCAGTAGAGCTGCTGCCCCTTTGCTAGCCGAGTTTTTTTTATTGAAAAAAACTCCAACAGAATTGATGGAAAATCCAACCTACAAATCCCTGATGGAAAATGGCATCATGCGTTTTGAAAACGACCAATTTGTCGGCCGCCATTATACCTTCTGGCAAGAACTCAATGAGCAAAATCAGGTGCAAGCCTGGAAGGAGGCGGGGGTTCATACACTGGCCTTATATGGTGAGTACGATTTGCAAGCCATTGGCCCTGAAGCCGCCCAGGTGATCGCCGACATTGTCAATACTTACCATCCGGGCAAAGGGAGCTACAAGATCATTCCCGAAACGGAACATGCTTTTGCCAAGGTTCCTTCTATGGAGGAATATGTCAACATGTTGCGGGATAGAAGCTTCAACCGACAGTATATGAGCACTCATTTTAATGGGGAGATTGTCGAGATTATTGCGAATTGGATAGTGGGCTTGTTGCGGGAAAGCTAG
- a CDS encoding arginine deiminase family protein, translated as MHTTHHSEYLTLQSLFIKRTEAAFVSQQLLNQQWQALHYLSQPNFALALKEYADFEAYLSQAGVALSYFPFDKSLSIDSLYCRDASIATDFGMIICSMGKSGRINEPLAQKRAFEDHHLPILGEIMAPGTLEGGDVAWLDDKTLAVGHTYRTNASGIAQLKAMLEPRGIEIIVVPLPHYKGPSDVFHLMSILSPVDKNLAVVYSPLMPIAFRKELLHRGFDLIEVPTTEFEAMACNVLAIAPRKCIMLEGNPQTQAALLQAGCEVLTYSGMEISVKGGGGPTCLTRPMLRIR; from the coding sequence ATGCATACCACCCATCATTCTGAGTATTTAACCCTGCAATCCTTATTTATAAAACGGACGGAGGCAGCCTTCGTTTCACAACAACTATTGAACCAGCAATGGCAAGCCTTACATTATTTATCCCAACCAAATTTCGCCCTAGCCCTCAAAGAATATGCAGATTTTGAAGCCTACCTAAGCCAGGCCGGTGTGGCCTTGTCTTATTTTCCCTTTGATAAAAGCCTAAGTATTGATTCCCTTTATTGTCGAGATGCTTCTATTGCCACCGATTTTGGGATGATCATTTGTAGCATGGGAAAATCGGGCAGAATAAATGAACCACTGGCTCAGAAACGCGCTTTTGAGGACCATCACCTTCCTATACTCGGTGAAATAATGGCACCCGGCACCCTGGAAGGGGGAGACGTGGCCTGGTTGGATGATAAAACCTTAGCAGTTGGCCATACTTACCGGACCAATGCGTCTGGTATTGCCCAGCTAAAAGCCATGCTCGAACCTAGAGGTATTGAGATCATCGTTGTACCGCTACCTCATTATAAAGGGCCTTCTGATGTCTTTCACCTGATGTCCATTCTAAGTCCGGTGGATAAGAACCTGGCCGTCGTTTATTCACCTTTGATGCCTATCGCATTCAGAAAGGAACTCCTGCATAGGGGGTTTGATTTGATCGAAGTGCCGACTACGGAATTTGAAGCTATGGCATGCAATGTCCTGGCTATTGCCCCCAGAAAATGTATCATGCTAGAAGGAAACCCACAAACCCAAGCTGCGCTTCTACAAGCAGGTTGTGAGGTTTTGACCTATTCAGGAATGGAAATAAGTGTAAAAGGCGGCGGCGGCCCTACTTGTTTAACGCGACCGATGCTTAGAATCCGCTAG
- a CDS encoding amino acid permease: MQKSVQKIGLVTATSLVIGNMIGAGIFVLPAAMAPYGSISILGWVLSATGALVLAKIFSNFSRMISSKSGGPYAYSSAGFGDFIGFLVAWGYWISTWISNGAIATAVVGAMSFFFPSLAHEPIQSISLGLGLIWFFTWINARGIKDSGKVQVITTVLKILPLAFVVLFGVFFLDFANFPAFNLTEQSHLTTISMAATLTLYAFLGIECATIPAENIENPETTVPKATMLGTIITAFIYILGTVVLFGIVPNQTLQQSPTPFADAAKLIGGEYAGYFVAAGAAIAGMGALNGWILITGQIPMAAAKDDLFPKIFKRENKNGTPVIGLMIGSTLSSGVMLMNYTEGLVDQFKFMVLLTTLSCLVPYLFTAAAYALVVIDHKLQAKNRLQTIVLSSLGFLYSLWAIYGSGQDTVFYGFLLLLLGVPFYVFMKWQKPN, translated from the coding sequence ATGCAAAAAAGTGTTCAAAAAATCGGCTTAGTAACTGCCACTTCGTTGGTGATCGGCAATATGATTGGCGCCGGAATATTTGTCTTGCCTGCTGCCATGGCACCATATGGGAGTATAAGCATTTTAGGGTGGGTTTTGTCGGCTACAGGCGCCTTGGTCTTGGCCAAAATCTTCAGCAATTTCAGCCGGATGATTAGTAGCAAAAGCGGCGGCCCCTATGCCTATTCCAGTGCAGGATTTGGCGATTTTATAGGATTTTTGGTCGCCTGGGGATATTGGATTTCTACCTGGATCAGCAATGGTGCCATTGCGACGGCAGTAGTTGGGGCAATGAGCTTCTTCTTCCCTTCCCTGGCTCATGAACCCATCCAGTCTATCAGCCTTGGATTAGGATTGATCTGGTTTTTTACCTGGATTAATGCAAGGGGTATAAAAGATTCGGGTAAAGTCCAGGTGATTACTACTGTTTTAAAAATCTTACCCCTGGCTTTTGTGGTCCTATTTGGTGTTTTTTTTCTAGACTTTGCCAATTTCCCCGCTTTCAATTTAACCGAACAAAGCCATCTGACTACCATTTCGATGGCCGCGACCCTTACTTTATATGCTTTTTTAGGAATTGAATGTGCAACGATCCCAGCCGAAAACATAGAAAACCCTGAAACAACGGTTCCGAAAGCCACCATGTTGGGCACCATTATTACAGCCTTCATTTATATCCTGGGAACAGTCGTTTTATTTGGCATAGTACCCAACCAAACCCTGCAGCAATCCCCAACGCCTTTTGCGGATGCCGCCAAACTCATCGGCGGAGAGTATGCAGGCTATTTTGTTGCCGCCGGGGCAGCCATTGCTGGCATGGGAGCCTTAAATGGTTGGATTTTAATCACCGGACAAATTCCGATGGCAGCTGCAAAAGATGATTTATTCCCCAAGATTTTTAAGAGAGAGAACAAAAACGGGACGCCAGTTATTGGCTTAATGATAGGGAGTACTTTATCCTCAGGAGTCATGCTGATGAATTATACGGAAGGCCTGGTGGACCAGTTTAAATTTATGGTACTCCTTACAACGCTATCCTGCCTGGTGCCCTACCTCTTTACCGCAGCAGCTTATGCCTTGGTCGTAATTGACCATAAACTACAGGCGAAAAACCGTTTGCAAACTATCGTTTTATCCAGCCTGGGTTTCCTCTACAGCCTTTGGGCCATTTATGGGTCTGGACAGGACACGGTATTCTACGGGTTTCTATTATTACTTTTGGGTGTTCCCTTTTACGTTTTTATGAAATGGCAAAAACCAAACTAA
- a CDS encoding TonB-dependent receptor yields the protein MKKILLCISLVMLGTSLFSQMVKGKITDEGGEPLIGATVLEKGTTNGTATDLDGNFELSVSNLNAILEVSYTGFERLSLPLQGQTNVTIALNSSSISIDEVVVVGYGQTRKEGLTGSVTTLRSDRLEQVPLASVEQTLQGNVAGLQSVTGNGQPGANVQIRIRGIGSISASSEPLYVIDGIPVTAGDLTRTNTTANTMASINPNDIETVTVLKDASATAIYGSRGANGVILITTKSGKAGKAKVSLRTQYGLNDWAVSESRRLKPMTSTQYTEMFLDGWLIRGETVDKAISRFQGYYGDAVEFGPNGEIQKVNVETDWVDGITRTGANQSYDLSVQGGNEKATYYASGSYFSQESPIIYSGLERYNTRLNLTVNASDRFKITNNISGSFLNQRGASDGSGWANPLYSAYFIAPVIPLYDEQGRFYGDHANFFMGGNNPIGSLSGDDNREFDQIRVTDNLSAEYTLTDGLVFKSSWSADLINIQENFFRNGRYGDGRNNGGYANEYVTNQLNWITTQTLNYQKSFNNTHNFTVLGGYEAQKTRDKSVLATGEGFPNPTLRTLASAATPTQASSLISEYSFQSVFSRLDYNYNLKYYLSGSIRRDGSSRFGSNNRFGTFWSVGASWRLDQEAFLANSTIFNELKLRASYGTNGNAGIGNYVAKSLFGFGFDYDGEGGGALTNIGNQDLTWETSTNFNVGVDFGLFNVLSGTVEYFDRESDNLLLNRPISGTTGFTSLTQNFGAMRNSGIEITLNAAIVETNDLQISVGGNISFLKNEITRLDEEIIDGTKIRREGLDFQSYYLTQWAGVNPDDGKPQWYTDETRTEVTGTFSQADRIVDKSATPDFFGGFNMNIRYRGLTLDGQMSFSWGNYLYDTEARFLQGDGALTPRSQTNLNLQRWKNPGDMTDVPYFRWGGNNGSNSANMTRWLFDGSYIRLRNVTLSYDLPANLLSTVKLSSIRAYVRGTNLLTFVKDDRLYHDPEAQINGLISSPIPNLKTISFGLDLGF from the coding sequence ATGAAAAAAATCTTACTTTGCATCTCACTAGTGATGCTCGGAACTAGCCTGTTTTCACAGATGGTAAAGGGCAAAATCACCGACGAAGGTGGCGAACCATTAATAGGCGCTACCGTTTTAGAAAAAGGTACTACCAATGGAACGGCAACTGATTTAGATGGAAACTTTGAACTCTCCGTTTCCAATTTAAATGCCATTTTGGAAGTTTCTTACACAGGGTTTGAACGACTTAGCTTGCCCTTGCAAGGACAGACCAATGTGACCATTGCCTTGAATTCATCTAGTATTTCCATTGATGAAGTCGTTGTAGTAGGCTACGGTCAAACACGTAAAGAAGGCCTCACTGGGTCCGTTACGACCTTAAGGTCAGATCGGCTGGAGCAAGTTCCGCTGGCTTCTGTCGAACAAACCCTCCAAGGAAATGTGGCTGGGCTACAATCTGTAACGGGTAATGGACAACCTGGTGCCAATGTGCAAATTCGCATCAGGGGGATTGGCTCTATCTCTGCTTCTAGTGAACCCCTCTATGTCATAGATGGGATTCCGGTGACAGCAGGTGACCTGACCCGCACCAATACCACAGCCAACACCATGGCCTCTATCAACCCGAATGACATCGAAACGGTTACCGTTTTAAAAGATGCCTCGGCGACGGCTATTTATGGTTCCAGAGGTGCGAATGGTGTTATCCTGATCACTACGAAATCTGGTAAGGCAGGTAAAGCAAAGGTTAGTTTACGTACCCAATATGGCCTCAATGACTGGGCTGTTTCTGAAAGCCGCCGCTTGAAGCCAATGACCAGTACACAGTATACCGAGATGTTTTTAGATGGTTGGTTGATTAGAGGAGAAACCGTTGATAAAGCGATATCCAGGTTCCAGGGTTACTACGGAGATGCTGTCGAGTTTGGCCCTAATGGTGAAATCCAAAAGGTAAACGTTGAGACCGATTGGGTAGATGGAATCACTCGTACGGGTGCAAACCAAAGCTATGACCTCAGTGTCCAAGGTGGTAATGAAAAAGCGACCTATTATGCTTCAGGTTCTTACTTTAGCCAGGAGTCACCTATTATCTATTCTGGATTAGAGCGATATAATACCCGACTTAACCTGACCGTTAATGCAAGTGATCGATTTAAAATTACCAACAATATCTCTGGGTCATTCCTTAACCAACGAGGTGCTAGTGATGGTAGTGGCTGGGCAAATCCGTTGTACAGTGCCTACTTTATTGCACCTGTGATTCCTTTGTATGACGAGCAGGGACGATTCTATGGCGATCACGCCAACTTCTTTATGGGTGGAAACAACCCCATCGGTAGTTTATCCGGTGATGACAACCGAGAATTTGATCAAATTCGGGTAACGGATAACCTTAGTGCTGAATATACCCTGACCGATGGTTTAGTCTTCAAATCGTCCTGGTCTGCAGACCTGATCAACATTCAGGAGAATTTCTTCCGCAATGGCCGTTATGGAGATGGTCGGAATAATGGTGGATATGCGAATGAATATGTGACCAATCAATTAAACTGGATCACCACGCAAACCCTTAATTACCAGAAATCCTTTAATAACACGCACAATTTCACTGTACTGGGTGGATATGAAGCACAAAAAACCAGAGATAAGTCAGTATTGGCTACGGGTGAAGGCTTCCCTAATCCTACCTTGCGTACCTTGGCTAGTGCGGCTACCCCTACCCAGGCGAGTAGCTTGATTTCTGAATACTCTTTTCAATCTGTCTTTTCAAGGCTGGATTATAACTATAATTTAAAGTACTACCTGTCTGGTTCAATCCGTAGAGATGGATCTTCTCGCTTTGGTAGCAATAATCGCTTTGGTACCTTCTGGTCGGTAGGTGCATCTTGGCGTTTGGATCAAGAAGCCTTCCTCGCAAATTCTACCATTTTTAATGAATTGAAGCTAAGGGCCAGTTATGGAACCAATGGTAATGCAGGTATTGGCAATTACGTGGCCAAAAGCTTGTTTGGGTTCGGATTTGACTACGATGGAGAAGGTGGTGGTGCATTGACCAACATTGGTAACCAGGATTTAACCTGGGAAACCTCGACTAACTTCAACGTTGGAGTAGATTTTGGTCTTTTCAATGTGCTTTCTGGTACGGTTGAATATTTCGATAGAGAATCAGATAACCTGCTACTTAATCGCCCTATTTCAGGAACGACTGGATTTACTTCTTTGACCCAGAATTTTGGGGCGATGAGAAACTCCGGTATTGAAATTACCTTAAACGCTGCTATCGTTGAAACCAATGATTTGCAAATCAGCGTTGGTGGTAATATTTCTTTCTTGAAAAACGAGATTACCAGACTGGATGAGGAGATCATAGATGGGACTAAAATCCGAAGAGAAGGGTTGGATTTCCAATCTTATTACCTTACGCAATGGGCCGGGGTGAATCCTGATGATGGTAAACCTCAATGGTATACCGACGAAACCAGAACCGAGGTTACAGGAACCTTTAGCCAGGCAGATCGAATTGTAGACAAATCAGCAACGCCAGACTTTTTTGGTGGATTTAATATGAACATCCGCTACCGAGGATTGACATTGGATGGACAGATGTCTTTTAGCTGGGGCAATTATTTGTATGATACAGAAGCACGATTCCTCCAAGGAGACGGTGCGCTTACACCACGTAGCCAAACGAATCTTAACCTGCAAAGGTGGAAAAACCCAGGGGATATGACAGATGTACCCTACTTCCGATGGGGAGGCAACAATGGTAGTAACTCTGCCAACATGACGCGGTGGTTATTCGACGGATCCTACATTCGCCTACGCAATGTGACCTTGTCATATGATTTGCCAGCTAATTTGTTGTCAACGGTGAAACTTTCCAGCATACGTGCTTATGTAAGAGGTACTAATTTGCTCACCTTTGTTAAAGATGACAGATTATACCACGATCCTGAAGCTCAAATCAACGGATTGATTTCCTCACCTATCCCAAATCTTAAGACAATCTCTTTTGGTCTTGATCTTGGATTTTAA
- a CDS encoding RagB/SusD family nutrient uptake outer membrane protein yields the protein MKAYRIKLFTLVVGLSLFSCNEDFLNLEPYQSVDLETAIQTISDYKAAVLGTYSGLQSSNYYGRYFVLVPDVMSDNVKQNSQANRAALYSDFDTDANDGIASGMWNTIYNTIARANTAINAKAEIPDAVKADRDQLVGEAYTLRALAHFDLVRMFAQHYGFTAANDHPGVPVVTVFDKDAKPSRNTVKEVYTQIVADLNTAIGLLTQDPGSSRISKMAAKALLARVYLYMGEYALAEAQANDVITNSKYSLLSTDNYVAAWSGRNSSESIFEISFSEVDDNGSDALGRMYIVQGYGDYLPAGDLIQLIPEGDVRLGLFKEDSNLSGEYGMVRVDKYPDPTVQNSTPVIRLSEVYLIRAEARARTGNEPGAREDLDAIRLRGLPSLAPSTASGQELIDAILTERRIELMFEGQRLWDLMRTKQGVNRINCTNSTCKVDYPDNRFVSPIPQGELDANENMTQNPGF from the coding sequence ATGAAAGCATATCGCATAAAATTATTCACGCTGGTTGTCGGATTAAGTCTTTTTTCTTGTAATGAAGACTTCCTCAACCTGGAGCCTTACCAGTCGGTAGACCTTGAAACAGCCATTCAAACCATTAGCGATTATAAAGCTGCTGTATTGGGAACTTATTCTGGTTTACAATCTTCAAATTACTATGGCCGTTATTTCGTGTTGGTGCCTGATGTAATGTCTGATAACGTCAAGCAAAATAGCCAGGCCAATAGGGCTGCTCTGTATTCTGATTTTGACACTGATGCCAATGATGGAATCGCTAGTGGTATGTGGAATACCATTTACAATACCATTGCCAGGGCTAATACGGCTATCAATGCTAAGGCGGAGATTCCTGATGCCGTAAAAGCAGACCGTGACCAGTTGGTTGGAGAAGCTTATACCCTGAGGGCTTTGGCTCACTTCGACTTGGTTAGAATGTTTGCGCAGCATTATGGGTTTACAGCTGCTAATGATCATCCGGGCGTGCCGGTTGTTACGGTATTTGATAAAGATGCCAAACCATCACGCAATACGGTGAAGGAAGTGTATACACAAATCGTGGCAGACTTGAATACGGCGATTGGCTTGTTGACCCAAGACCCTGGTTCTTCTCGTATTTCAAAAATGGCTGCCAAAGCTTTATTAGCTCGGGTATACCTTTATATGGGCGAATATGCCTTGGCGGAAGCACAAGCGAATGATGTCATCACGAATAGCAAGTATTCCTTGTTGTCTACAGATAACTATGTAGCAGCCTGGAGTGGCCGAAATTCGTCAGAATCTATTTTTGAAATCAGCTTTAGTGAAGTCGATGACAATGGATCTGATGCCCTAGGCCGTATGTATATTGTCCAGGGATATGGCGATTACCTTCCTGCGGGAGATTTGATCCAATTGATACCAGAAGGTGATGTGAGGTTAGGCTTGTTCAAAGAAGATTCCAATCTCAGCGGTGAATATGGCATGGTGAGGGTAGATAAATATCCTGATCCTACTGTACAAAACAGTACGCCTGTGATTCGCCTTTCAGAGGTATACCTGATTCGTGCAGAAGCACGTGCCAGGACGGGGAATGAGCCTGGAGCACGCGAGGATTTAGATGCTATTCGATTGAGAGGTTTGCCTAGCCTTGCACCAAGCACCGCAAGTGGACAAGAGCTAATCGATGCTATCCTCACCGAGCGACGCATCGAATTGATGTTCGAGGGTCAGCGATTATGGGATTTGATGAGAACCAAACAAGGGGTGAATCGTATCAATTGTACGAATTCTACTTGTAAAGTAGATTACCCAGATAATCGATTTGTTTCGCCTATCCCACAAGGAGAGTTGGATGCGAATGAAAATATGACACAAAACCCAGGTTTCTAA
- a CDS encoding head GIN domain-containing protein, translating into MRIYRFKDFQTKELNNLQIISRVVLIGLFLLLVALAKMNAQSSRGLSPFDGISVFGNFEVVLEAGTEDKATVYAGNIDEDKINIFVKQGTLKIQMSTPNQLKHDQVKVVVTYQELRKIRAQAGARIYGKEIIQTDNIYIKAASGGRIELDLQVEALEADAAEGGVVELGGFAKIQRLGANTGGQFDGYHLDGERVYARAGTGGSIRANASESIDAAANTGGTIEYKGDPKEKNTRTVFGDIRKM; encoded by the coding sequence ATGAGAATTTACAGATTCAAAGATTTTCAAACCAAGGAACTAAATAACCTGCAAATTATCTCAAGAGTCGTTTTAATTGGCCTCTTTCTTTTATTGGTTGCACTGGCCAAAATGAACGCTCAATCCAGCAGAGGTTTATCTCCTTTTGATGGCATTTCGGTGTTTGGTAATTTTGAAGTCGTCCTGGAGGCTGGCACAGAGGATAAAGCAACGGTTTATGCTGGCAATATCGACGAAGACAAAATCAATATTTTTGTCAAACAGGGCACCCTTAAAATCCAAATGAGCACCCCCAATCAACTCAAACACGATCAGGTCAAAGTGGTGGTCACCTATCAGGAATTGCGTAAAATAAGGGCCCAAGCCGGGGCGCGAATTTACGGCAAAGAGATCATTCAAACAGATAATATCTATATCAAGGCAGCTTCTGGCGGCCGAATTGAATTGGACTTACAAGTTGAGGCACTAGAGGCCGATGCAGCAGAAGGCGGTGTGGTTGAACTAGGGGGCTTTGCCAAAATCCAACGCCTCGGCGCCAACACGGGCGGCCAGTTTGACGGTTATCACCTGGATGGAGAGCGGGTATATGCCAGGGCAGGTACAGGTGGTTCCATTAGGGCGAATGCCTCCGAGAGCATCGATGCTGCGGCCAATACGGGCGGAACAATTGAATACAAAGGTGACCCTAAAGAAAAAAATACAAGGACGGTATTTGGCGATATTCGAAAGATGTAA